The following proteins come from a genomic window of Hymenobacter canadensis:
- a CDS encoding metal-dependent hydrolase codes for MNLTYYGHSCFLLEAGGSKVLFDPFIRPNPLAKDVDVDSIEADFILLSHGHGDHVADVEEIGKRTGAELVGMYEVLAWFEAKGLKADTKMNLGGTVQLPFGTVQMVAAAHSSSMPDGSYGGLAAGFVVKAEGKTFYFAGDTALTYDMKLIGERHTLDFAILPVGDHFTMGVDDALVAADWTGARKVIGMHFDTFPPLAVNHDEAKAKATAAGKELLLLAVGETISF; via the coding sequence ATGAACCTGACCTACTACGGCCATTCCTGCTTCCTGCTCGAAGCCGGTGGCAGCAAAGTACTCTTCGACCCCTTCATCCGGCCCAACCCGCTGGCCAAAGACGTGGACGTGGACAGCATCGAAGCCGATTTCATCCTGCTCAGCCACGGCCACGGCGACCATGTGGCTGATGTGGAGGAGATTGGCAAGCGCACCGGCGCCGAGCTGGTGGGCATGTACGAGGTGCTGGCCTGGTTTGAAGCCAAAGGCCTGAAGGCCGATACCAAGATGAACCTGGGCGGCACCGTGCAGCTGCCCTTCGGCACGGTGCAGATGGTGGCCGCGGCCCACTCCAGCTCCATGCCCGACGGCTCCTACGGCGGGCTGGCGGCCGGCTTCGTGGTGAAAGCCGAAGGCAAAACCTTCTACTTCGCCGGCGACACCGCCCTGACCTACGACATGAAGCTCATCGGCGAGCGGCACACGCTCGACTTTGCCATTCTGCCCGTGGGCGACCATTTCACGATGGGCGTAGACGATGCCTTGGTGGCCGCCGACTGGACCGGTGCCCGCAAAGTCATCGGCATGCACTTCGACACCTTCCCGCCCCTGGCCGTCAACCACGACGAAGCCAAGGCCAAGGCTACGGCCGCCGGCAAGGAGCTGCTGCTGCTGGCCGTGGGCGAAACCATTTCCTTTTAA
- a CDS encoding ParA family protein yields the protein MGKIIAVANQKGGVGKTTSSINLAASLAALEYRTLLVDADPQANATSGVGFDPKDIQNSIYECMVDGINAQDIILQTNILPHLDLMPSHIDLVGAEVEMINLPNREEKMKDALRPLADQYDFIIIDCSPSLGLITVNALTAAHSVIIPVQCEYFALEGLGKLLNTVKIIQSRLNENLEIEGILLTMYDVRLRLSNQVVEEVKLHFQQLVFDTIIPRNVKLSESPSFGIPVILHDAESKGSISYLNLAREIVEKNVEAAGASESAEDAAA from the coding sequence ATGGGTAAAATTATTGCGGTAGCCAACCAGAAGGGCGGGGTGGGCAAAACCACCTCTTCGATCAACCTGGCGGCCTCGCTGGCCGCGCTGGAATATCGGACCCTGCTGGTAGATGCCGACCCGCAGGCCAACGCCACTTCCGGCGTGGGCTTCGACCCGAAGGATATCCAGAACAGCATCTACGAGTGCATGGTGGATGGCATCAATGCCCAGGATATCATCCTGCAAACCAACATCCTGCCCCACCTCGACCTGATGCCCTCCCACATCGACCTGGTAGGTGCCGAGGTGGAGATGATCAACCTGCCCAACCGGGAGGAGAAGATGAAGGACGCCCTGCGCCCGCTGGCCGACCAGTACGACTTCATCATCATCGACTGCTCGCCGTCGCTGGGCCTCATCACGGTGAATGCCCTCACGGCCGCGCACTCCGTGATAATCCCGGTGCAGTGCGAGTACTTCGCCCTCGAAGGCCTGGGCAAGCTGCTCAACACCGTCAAAATCATCCAGAGCCGCCTCAACGAAAACCTGGAAATCGAGGGCATCCTGCTCACGATGTACGACGTGCGTTTGCGCCTCAGCAACCAGGTGGTGGAGGAAGTGAAGCTGCACTTCCAGCAGCTGGTGTTTGATACCATCATCCCGCGCAACGTGAAGCTGAGCGAGTCGCCGAGCTTCGGCATCCCGGTTATTCTGCACGACGCCGAAAGCAAAGGCTCCATCAGCTACCTCAACCTGGCCCGCGAAATCGTGGAAAAGAACGTGGAAGCCGCCGGCGCTTCTGAGTCGGCGGAAGATGCGGCAGCGTAG
- a CDS encoding ParB/RepB/Spo0J family partition protein, with product MSEKQEEKSVPAALPAAVKRKVGGLGRGLNALIEGSYEKKSDRLGLVPHPVNSVGLIPLGHIEANPYQPRTHFDQDALQELAESIKVQGIIQPVTVRQTGTNAYQLISGERRLQASKLAGLDTIPAYIRKADDQQMLEMALIENIQRENLNAIEIALSYQRLVSECNLKQEELGDRVGKNRSTVTNYLRLLKLPPDIQIGLRDTAISMGHARALISVDNPEQQLELFHRIVAEELSVRRVEQLVRAGLNPATKPDDADAKKQQDATPQVPVAELRRTERHLTERFGSRVMVKPGPQGRGEIKIAFDSVEDMQRILHILQPA from the coding sequence ATGTCAGAGAAGCAAGAAGAGAAATCCGTTCCGGCTGCGCTTCCCGCAGCGGTAAAGCGCAAAGTCGGGGGCTTAGGCCGCGGCCTCAACGCCCTGATTGAAGGCAGCTACGAGAAAAAGAGCGACCGGCTGGGTTTGGTGCCGCACCCGGTGAACTCCGTCGGGCTAATTCCGTTGGGCCACATTGAGGCCAACCCCTACCAGCCCCGCACGCACTTCGACCAGGACGCGCTGCAGGAGCTGGCCGAAAGCATCAAGGTGCAGGGCATCATCCAGCCCGTGACCGTGCGCCAGACCGGCACCAACGCCTACCAGCTCATCTCGGGGGAGCGGCGTCTGCAGGCCTCCAAGCTGGCTGGCCTCGATACCATTCCGGCCTACATCCGGAAAGCCGACGACCAGCAGATGCTGGAAATGGCGCTCATCGAGAACATCCAGCGCGAAAACCTCAACGCCATTGAAATTGCGCTGAGCTACCAGCGCCTCGTGAGCGAGTGCAACCTCAAGCAGGAAGAGCTGGGCGACCGGGTGGGCAAAAACCGCTCGACCGTGACCAACTACCTGCGCCTGCTCAAGCTACCGCCCGATATCCAGATCGGGCTGCGCGACACGGCCATCAGCATGGGCCACGCCCGCGCCCTAATCAGCGTGGACAACCCCGAGCAGCAGCTGGAACTGTTCCACCGCATCGTGGCCGAGGAGCTGTCGGTGCGGCGGGTGGAGCAACTGGTGCGCGCCGGCCTGAACCCCGCTACCAAGCCCGACGACGCCGACGCGAAAAAGCAGCAGGATGCCACGCCGCAGGTGCCGGTTGCGGAGCTGCGCCGCACCGAACGCCACCTCACGGAGCGTTTCGGCAGCCGCGTCATGGTGAAGCCCGGCCCCCAGGGGCGCGGCGAAATCAAGATTGCCTTCGACTCGGTAGAGGATATGCAGCGCATTCTGCACATCCTGCAGCCGGCATAA
- a CDS encoding DUF5683 domain-containing protein, whose protein sequence is MTSRFRTLALAAAALTLPLLASEARAQTAGTDVAPTTVTAGPDSARVNTVVVPDSVRRTARLFGLKMTKPTKAGLLSALLPGAGQLYNGRWWKVPLAVGAVGGTVYGEIFYQQRYTEFSDGFNARTDGDPNTVDTGPRSSLIRSTDEVKRGVNIYRRQRDTFLAYIALAHAVQILDAVVDAHLRDFDISDDLSLQWEPSVLRMPTLAAAPGVSLTLTFK, encoded by the coding sequence ATGACCTCGCGCTTTCGCACTCTGGCCTTGGCCGCCGCCGCGCTAACCCTGCCGCTGCTGGCCTCTGAGGCGCGCGCCCAAACCGCCGGCACCGATGTGGCCCCGACTACCGTCACCGCCGGGCCGGACTCGGCGCGGGTGAATACGGTGGTGGTGCCGGATTCAGTGCGGCGCACGGCGCGGCTGTTTGGTTTGAAAATGACCAAGCCTACGAAAGCCGGGTTGCTGTCGGCGCTGCTGCCGGGGGCGGGCCAGCTCTACAACGGCCGCTGGTGGAAAGTGCCGCTGGCTGTGGGCGCCGTGGGCGGCACTGTGTATGGTGAAATCTTCTACCAGCAGCGCTATACCGAGTTTTCCGACGGCTTCAATGCCCGTACCGACGGTGACCCCAACACTGTGGACACCGGCCCGCGCTCCAGTTTGATCCGCTCTACTGATGAAGTGAAGCGCGGGGTGAACATCTACCGGCGCCAGCGCGACACCTTCCTGGCCTACATTGCGCTGGCCCACGCCGTGCAGATTCTCGATGCCGTGGTGGATGCCCACCTGCGCGACTTCGACATCAGCGACGACCTGAGCCTGCAATGGGAACCCTCCGTGCTGCGCATGCCAACCCTGGCAGCAGCCCCCGGCGTCAGCCTGACTTTAACTTTTAAATAA
- the dapB gene encoding 4-hydroxy-tetrahydrodipicolinate reductase, which yields MKLLLIGYGKMGRAIEARAVARGHEVVGIIDPSNPSLSITDFTPATVDAAIEFTHPDAAFTNVQACLRQRIPVVCGSTGWLHHFQEAVELCQQTDGSLFYASNYSVGVNLFFHFNEYIATKMHQFGGYDVQVREIHHTQKVDQPSGTALTAAEAILRHFPTKTTWRNEPAQQPEELAVLSERTGSVVGTHIVTYSSEADTLELKHEAHTRDGFVDGALLAAEWLPGHQGVFGMKDLLGL from the coding sequence ATGAAACTTCTGCTGATCGGCTACGGCAAAATGGGCCGCGCAATCGAGGCCCGCGCGGTGGCACGCGGCCACGAGGTGGTGGGCATCATCGACCCGTCGAACCCCAGCCTGAGCATCACCGACTTCACCCCCGCCACCGTTGACGCGGCCATTGAGTTTACGCACCCGGATGCCGCCTTCACCAACGTGCAGGCCTGCCTGCGCCAGCGTATTCCCGTAGTATGCGGCTCTACGGGCTGGCTGCACCACTTTCAGGAGGCCGTGGAGCTGTGCCAGCAAACCGACGGCTCGCTGTTCTACGCCTCCAACTACAGCGTGGGCGTGAACCTGTTCTTCCACTTCAACGAGTACATCGCCACCAAAATGCACCAGTTCGGTGGCTACGACGTGCAGGTGCGCGAAATCCATCACACCCAGAAGGTAGACCAGCCCAGCGGCACGGCCCTCACCGCCGCCGAAGCCATTCTGCGCCACTTCCCCACCAAAACCACTTGGCGCAACGAGCCCGCCCAGCAGCCTGAGGAGCTGGCCGTGCTCAGCGAGCGGACCGGCTCGGTGGTGGGCACCCACATCGTCACGTACTCCTCGGAGGCTGATACGTTGGAGCTCAAGCACGAAGCCCACACCCGCGACGGTTTCGTGGACGGCGCGTTGCTGGCAGCGGAGTGGCTGCCGGGCCATCAGGGCGTGTTCGGGATGAAGGATCTGCTGGGCCTGTAG
- the lepB gene encoding signal peptidase I, which translates to MAVQQSWEERMKAASASSKPVTARKKGFFREWGDAILFAVVAATLIRWATFEAYTIPTPSMEDSLLVGDYLFVSKLHYGARTPQTPLQIPLTHQTLWGSGIKSYSDALQLPSYRLPGFSEVKRGDVVVFNVPFESQHPADLRTNYIKRCVAVAGDVLEIKDTQVFINGKPMTNPPQSQNRYFLQVPQPNDDLYKAFQDQHVTNFNRPDGKPEPIFGTQEPTFMIDATPATADFFRKQSYVKAVVQDKAEAGQPEADVFPNNPDYPQSTPQPLNLWNKDNYGPLQLPKAGQTVQLTPQNTPMYQKIIMRYEHNEGVTMANGVLLQNGQPLKSYTFKQDYYFMMGDNRHDSLDSRYWGFVPADHIVGKAVLIWMSVDPYGDFLHKIRWNRLFNTID; encoded by the coding sequence ATGGCCGTACAACAGTCCTGGGAAGAACGCATGAAAGCGGCTTCCGCTTCCAGCAAACCCGTCACCGCCCGGAAGAAAGGCTTTTTCCGGGAGTGGGGCGACGCCATCCTGTTTGCGGTGGTGGCCGCCACGCTCATCCGCTGGGCTACCTTCGAAGCCTACACCATCCCGACGCCCTCCATGGAGGACTCGCTGCTGGTGGGCGACTACCTGTTTGTGAGCAAGCTGCACTACGGCGCCCGCACGCCCCAGACGCCGCTGCAGATTCCGCTCACGCACCAAACGCTGTGGGGCTCCGGCATCAAGAGCTACTCCGACGCCCTGCAGCTGCCCAGCTACCGCCTGCCGGGCTTCTCGGAAGTGAAGCGCGGCGACGTGGTGGTGTTCAACGTGCCCTTCGAGAGCCAGCACCCCGCCGACCTGCGCACCAACTACATCAAGCGCTGCGTGGCCGTGGCCGGCGACGTGCTGGAGATTAAGGACACCCAGGTGTTCATCAACGGCAAGCCGATGACCAACCCGCCGCAAAGCCAGAACCGCTACTTCCTGCAGGTGCCCCAGCCCAACGACGACCTGTACAAGGCCTTCCAGGACCAGCACGTGACCAACTTCAACCGGCCCGATGGCAAGCCGGAGCCGATATTCGGCACGCAGGAGCCCACGTTCATGATTGACGCCACTCCGGCCACCGCCGACTTCTTCCGCAAGCAGTCCTACGTGAAGGCCGTGGTTCAGGACAAAGCCGAAGCCGGCCAGCCCGAAGCCGACGTTTTCCCGAACAACCCCGACTATCCGCAGAGCACGCCCCAGCCCCTCAACCTCTGGAACAAGGATAACTACGGCCCGCTGCAGCTGCCCAAAGCCGGCCAGACCGTGCAGCTGACGCCCCAGAACACGCCCATGTACCAGAAGATCATCATGCGCTATGAGCACAACGAGGGCGTGACGATGGCCAACGGCGTGCTGCTGCAAAACGGCCAGCCGCTGAAAAGCTACACTTTCAAGCAGGACTACTACTTCATGATGGGCGACAACCGCCACGACTCGCTGGACTCGCGCTACTGGGGCTTCGTGCCCGCCGACCACATCGTGGGCAAAGCCGTACTGATCTGGATGTCGGTTGACCCCTACGGCGACTTCCTGCACAAAATCCGCTGGAACCGCCTGTTCAACACCATCGACTAG
- a CDS encoding uracil-DNA glycosylase produces the protein MNVKIEDSWRKVLQPEFEKPYFPHLIAFVRGEYATATVYPPGPQIFHAFDACPLPQVKVVILGQDPYHGKGQAHGLSFSVADGIRTPPSLQNIFKELQADIPETPPAPNGNLDRWAEQGVLLLNATLTVRAAEPASHQKRGWEQFTDAVIQKVSEEKEHVVFILWGAYAQKKAELIDARKHLILKSAHPSPYAADRGFFGSRPFSKTNAYLKQHGLEPIVW, from the coding sequence ATGAATGTAAAGATAGAAGACAGCTGGCGCAAAGTATTACAGCCCGAATTTGAGAAACCGTACTTCCCGCACCTTATTGCCTTTGTGCGAGGCGAGTACGCCACGGCCACCGTGTATCCGCCCGGCCCGCAGATCTTCCACGCTTTTGATGCCTGCCCGCTGCCGCAGGTGAAAGTGGTGATTCTGGGCCAGGACCCCTACCACGGCAAGGGCCAGGCCCATGGCCTCAGTTTCTCAGTGGCCGACGGCATCCGGACGCCGCCTTCACTGCAGAACATCTTCAAGGAGCTGCAGGCCGATATTCCGGAGACGCCCCCAGCGCCCAACGGTAACCTCGACCGCTGGGCCGAGCAGGGTGTGCTGCTGCTCAACGCCACGCTCACGGTGCGCGCCGCCGAGCCCGCCAGCCACCAGAAGCGCGGCTGGGAGCAGTTCACCGACGCCGTCATTCAGAAGGTATCCGAGGAAAAGGAACACGTGGTGTTCATTCTGTGGGGCGCCTACGCGCAGAAAAAGGCCGAGCTGATCGACGCCCGCAAACACCTCATCCTCAAATCGGCCCACCCGTCGCCCTACGCCGCCGACCGCGGCTTCTTCGGCTCCCGGCCCTTCAGCAAAACCAACGCCTACCTCAAACAGCACGGCCTGGAGCCGATAGTCTGGTAG
- the apaG gene encoding Co2+/Mg2+ efflux protein ApaG, which yields MNTTTTQGVTVSVTTNYLPDYSSPSQEHYVFAYKIDIRNNSEYTVKLLRRHWYIYDANGVVREVEGDGVVGQQPVLEPGESHQYVSGCNLKSGLGKMRGTYDMERLGDGSTFEVEIPEFTLVVPYRLN from the coding sequence ATGAATACGACCACTACGCAGGGCGTCACCGTGAGCGTCACGACCAACTACCTGCCCGACTACTCCAGCCCCAGCCAGGAGCATTACGTATTTGCCTACAAGATTGATATCCGCAACAACAGCGAGTACACCGTGAAGCTGCTGCGCCGCCACTGGTATATCTACGACGCCAACGGCGTGGTGCGCGAAGTGGAGGGCGACGGCGTGGTGGGCCAGCAGCCCGTTTTGGAGCCTGGCGAGTCGCACCAGTACGTGTCGGGCTGCAACCTCAAGTCGGGGTTGGGCAAGATGCGCGGCACCTATGACATGGAGCGGCTGGGCGACGGCAGCACCTTCGAGGTGGAAATTCCCGAATTCACGCTCGTGGTGCCCTACCGCCTGAACTAG
- a CDS encoding O-methyltransferase — protein MVFQALSYLRFLARSGNTHGLHSPFVFGLYAYVINHSGQFAAFEAIEQRRQQLLRSPQTIQVRDFGAGSHTGAGRQRRLQDIARTAAKPRPLAQLLFRLVNHFQPRTILELGTSLGLTTAYLAAADSRSRVLTFEGCPATATVARETFAQLELRNIELVEGNLDDTLAPALAALPAPLDFAFFDGNHRYEPTLRYFELCLPHRTERSVFVLDDIHWSRDMERAWNVIRKHPEVRLTIDLFFIGLVFFRRNQPRQHFRLRFNNTLDKLLERTRRLGA, from the coding sequence TTGGTCTTTCAGGCTCTCAGCTACCTTCGGTTTTTAGCACGCTCCGGCAATACCCACGGCCTGCACTCGCCCTTCGTGTTCGGGCTCTACGCCTACGTTATCAACCACAGCGGGCAGTTTGCGGCGTTTGAAGCCATTGAACAGCGACGCCAGCAACTGCTGCGTAGCCCCCAGACCATTCAGGTGCGCGACTTTGGGGCGGGCTCGCACACCGGCGCGGGCCGGCAGCGCCGCCTGCAGGACATTGCCCGCACGGCGGCCAAGCCGCGCCCACTGGCCCAGCTGCTGTTCCGGCTGGTCAACCACTTTCAGCCGCGCACCATTCTGGAGCTGGGCACCTCGCTGGGCCTCACCACCGCCTACCTGGCCGCAGCCGACTCGCGCAGCCGCGTGCTCACGTTTGAGGGCTGCCCGGCCACGGCCACCGTAGCCCGCGAAACTTTCGCCCAGCTGGAGCTGCGCAACATCGAACTGGTGGAAGGCAACCTCGACGACACCCTCGCCCCTGCCTTGGCGGCGCTGCCGGCCCCGTTGGATTTTGCCTTCTTCGATGGCAACCACCGCTACGAGCCGACCCTGCGCTACTTCGAGCTGTGCCTGCCCCACCGCACCGAGCGGAGCGTGTTCGTGCTCGACGATATCCATTGGTCCCGGGACATGGAGCGCGCCTGGAACGTCATCCGCAAACATCCCGAGGTGCGCCTGACCATCGACCTGTTCTTTATTGGTCTCGTGTTCTTCCGCCGCAACCAGCCCCGGCAGCACTTCCGCCTGCGCTTCAATAACACCCTGGACAAGCTGCTGGAACGCACCCGCCGCCTAGGGGCTTAG
- the kdsA gene encoding 3-deoxy-8-phosphooctulonate synthase gives MINQLANVLPHFRNTNSGQFFLMAGPCVIEGEDMALRIAEKVKHMTDKLQIPYIFKGSYRKANRSRLDSFTGIGDETALRILQKVGREIGVPTVTDIHESDEAALAAEYVDVLQIPAFLCRQTDLLIAAAKTGKVVNVKKGQFLNGEAMQFAVDKVRQSGNENVILTDRGNSFGYSDLVVDFRNLPAMRAFGVPVVMDVTHSLQRPNQSSGVTGGQPALIETIAKAAIAVGADGLFIETHPTPATAKSDGANMLALDQLEDLLIKLTRVREAIR, from the coding sequence ATGATCAACCAACTTGCCAACGTCCTGCCGCATTTCCGCAACACCAACTCCGGCCAGTTTTTCCTGATGGCCGGGCCCTGCGTGATTGAGGGCGAGGATATGGCCCTGCGCATCGCCGAGAAGGTGAAGCACATGACCGACAAGCTCCAGATTCCCTACATCTTCAAGGGCTCCTACCGCAAGGCCAACCGCAGCCGCCTCGACTCGTTCACCGGCATCGGCGACGAAACGGCGCTGCGCATTCTGCAGAAGGTGGGCCGCGAAATCGGGGTGCCTACCGTGACGGACATTCACGAATCGGACGAGGCGGCGCTGGCGGCCGAGTACGTAGACGTGCTGCAGATTCCGGCGTTCCTGTGCCGCCAGACGGACCTGCTGATTGCGGCCGCCAAAACCGGCAAGGTGGTGAACGTGAAAAAAGGCCAGTTCCTGAACGGCGAGGCCATGCAGTTTGCCGTGGACAAGGTGCGCCAGTCGGGCAACGAAAACGTCATCCTCACGGACCGCGGCAACTCGTTCGGCTACTCCGACCTGGTGGTGGACTTCCGCAACCTGCCCGCCATGCGCGCATTCGGCGTGCCCGTGGTGATGGACGTAACCCATTCGTTGCAGCGCCCCAACCAGAGCAGTGGCGTCACGGGCGGCCAGCCGGCCCTCATCGAAACCATTGCCAAAGCCGCCATTGCCGTCGGCGCCGACGGCCTGTTCATCGAAACCCACCCCACGCCCGCCACCGCCAAATCCGACGGCGCCAACATGCTGGCCCTCGATCAGCTGGAAGACCTGCTCATCAAGCTGACCCGCGTCCGAGAAGCCATTCGGTAA
- a CDS encoding methyltransferase domain-containing protein, protein MKSAVSFDENYWRGRYATGRTGWDAGAVTPPLRDYFNQLDPDYARRILIPGAGNAYEAEYLHGLGFSQVFVADLAPEPLAALQQRVPGFPAAHLLQQDFFELPAVPPYDLIVEQTFFCALDPHLRPAYARQCAHLLRPGGTLAGLLFDTDFGPVTEPPFGGTRAEYRAYFEPYFDFVHFDTATNSLRPRQGRELFISLRRKLVL, encoded by the coding sequence ATGAAATCTGCCGTTTCCTTCGACGAAAACTACTGGCGCGGCCGCTACGCCACGGGGCGCACTGGCTGGGATGCCGGAGCCGTAACGCCGCCTTTGCGGGATTATTTCAATCAGCTGGACCCCGATTATGCCCGCCGTATCCTCATTCCGGGGGCCGGCAACGCCTACGAGGCTGAGTACCTGCATGGTCTGGGCTTCTCGCAGGTGTTCGTGGCCGATCTGGCGCCGGAGCCGCTGGCGGCCCTGCAGCAGCGCGTACCCGGCTTTCCGGCGGCTCATTTGCTGCAGCAGGACTTTTTTGAGTTGCCGGCCGTGCCGCCCTACGACCTGATAGTGGAGCAAACGTTCTTCTGCGCCCTCGACCCGCACCTGCGCCCCGCCTATGCCCGCCAGTGCGCCCACCTGCTCCGGCCCGGCGGCACGCTGGCCGGCTTACTCTTCGATACCGACTTCGGGCCAGTTACCGAGCCGCCCTTTGGGGGCACGCGCGCGGAGTACCGGGCGTATTTCGAGCCGTACTTTGATTTCGTGCACTTCGACACGGCCACCAACTCGCTGCGGCCCCGGCAGGGGCGGGAGCTGTTCATCAGTTTGCGGCGCAAGCTGGTGCTGTAG
- a CDS encoding GNAT family N-acetyltransferase, whose amino-acid sequence MTTPFSLQPTLETDSLRLLPLQEPDFAELYAVAADPRVWEQHPNKDRWQEPVFRNFFEGAIQSQGAFKVVDKATNVTLGSTRLYDYSTEDNSLLIGYTFYGTQSWGKGINLAVKRLLLDYAFQFVDTVRFHIGAENVRSQIAIQRLGARKVAEQEVAYYGEPAKLNFVFEITKREWTAYPVSS is encoded by the coding sequence ATGACGACGCCCTTTTCCCTGCAGCCCACGCTGGAAACCGACTCCCTGAGGCTGCTCCCGCTGCAGGAACCTGATTTTGCCGAGTTGTACGCCGTTGCCGCCGACCCCAGGGTGTGGGAGCAGCACCCTAACAAAGACCGATGGCAGGAGCCGGTATTCAGAAACTTCTTCGAAGGCGCCATCCAGAGTCAGGGAGCATTTAAAGTGGTAGACAAAGCCACCAATGTCACTCTGGGCAGCACCCGCCTCTACGACTATAGCACCGAAGACAACAGCCTCCTTATCGGCTACACCTTCTACGGCACCCAGTCCTGGGGCAAGGGCATCAATCTGGCCGTGAAAAGGCTGCTTCTGGACTACGCGTTTCAATTCGTGGATACCGTCCGCTTTCACATAGGGGCTGAAAACGTACGCTCTCAGATTGCCATCCAGCGCCTGGGGGCCCGCAAAGTTGCCGAGCAGGAAGTGGCGTACTATGGGGAGCCGGCGAAGCTGAACTTCGTGTTTGAAATCACCAAAAGAGAATGGACAGCTTATCCAGTCAGCTCGTAA